From Homo sapiens chromosome 6, GRCh38.p14 Primary Assembly, the proteins below share one genomic window:
- the C4B gene encoding complement C4-B preproprotein has translation MRLLWGLIWASSFFTLSLQKPRLLLFSPSVVHLGVPLSVGVQLQDVPRGQVVKGSVFLRNPSRNNVPCSPKVDFTLSSERDFALLSLQVPLKDAKSCGLHQLLRGPEVQLVAHSPWLKDSLSRTTNIQGINLLFSSRRGHLFLQTDQPIYNPGQRVRYRVFALDQKMRPSTDTITVMVENSHGLRVRKKEVYMPSSIFQDDFVIPDISEPGTWKISARFSDGLESNSSTQFEVKKYVLPNFEVKITPGKPYILTVPGHLDEMQLDIQARYIYGKPVQGVAYVRFGLLDEDGKKTFFRGLESQTKLVNGQSHISLSKAEFQDALEKLNMGITDLQGLRLYVAAAIIESPGGEMEEAELTSWYFVSSPFSLDLSKTKRHLVPGAPFLLQALVREMSGSPASGIPVKVSATVSSPGSVPEVQDIQQNTDGSGQVSIPIIIPQTISELQLSVSAGSPHPAIARLTVAAPPSGGPGFLSIERPDSRPPRVGDTLNLNLRAVGSGATFSHYYYMILSRGQIVFMNREPKRTLTSVSVFVDHHLAPSFYFVAFYYHGDHPVANSLRVDVQAGACEGKLELSVDGAKQYRNGESVKLHLETDSLALVALGALDTALYAAGSKSHKPLNMGKVFEAMNSYDLGCGPGGGDSALQVFQAAGLAFSDGDQWTLSRKRLSCPKEKTTRKKRNVNFQKAINEKLGQYASPTAKRCCQDGVTRLPMMRSCEQRAARVQQPDCREPFLSCCQFAESLRKKSRDKGQAGLQRALEILQEEDLIDEDDIPVRSFFPENWLWRVETVDRFQILTLWLPDSLTTWEIHGLSLSKTKGLCVATPVQLRVFREFHLHLRLPMSVRRFEQLELRPVLYNYLDKNLTVSVHVSPVEGLCLAGGGGLAQQVLVPAGSARPVAFSVVPTAATAVSLKVVARGSFEFPVGDAVSKVLQIEKEGAIHREELVYELNPLDHRGRTLEIPGNSDPNMIPDGDFNSYVRVTASDPLDTLGSEGALSPGGVASLLRLPRGCGEQTMIYLAPTLAASRYLDKTEQWSTLPPETKDHAVDLIQKGYMRIQQFRKADGSYAAWLSRGSSTWLTAFVLKVLSLAQEQVGGSPEKLQETSNWLLSQQQADGSFQDLSPVIHRSMQGGLVGNDETVALTAFVTIALHHGLAVFQDEGAEPLKQRVEASISKASSFLGEKASAGLLGAHAAAITAYALTLTKAPADLRGVAHNNLMAMAQETGDNLYWGSVTGSQSNAVSPTPAPRNPSDPMPQAPALWIETTAYALLHLLLHEGKAEMADQAAAWLTRQGSFQGGFRSTQDTVIALDALSAYWIASHTTEERGLNVTLSSTGRNGFKSHALQLNNRQIRGLEEELQFSLGSKINVKVGGNSKGTLKVLRTYNVLDMKNTTCQDLQIEVTVKGHVEYTMEANEDYEDYEYDELPAKDDPDAPLQPVTPLQLFEGRRNRRRREAPKVVEEQESRVHYTVCIWRNGKVGLSGMAIADVTLLSGFHALRADLEKLTSLSDRYVSHFETEGPHVLLYFDSVPTSRECVGFEAVQEVPVGLVQPASATLYDYYNPERRCSVFYGAPSKSRLLATLCSAEVCQCAEGKCPRQRRALERGLQDEDGYRMKFACYYPRVEYGFQVKVLREDSRAAFRLFETKITQVLHFTKDVKAAANQMRNFLVRASCRLRLEPGKEYLIMGLDGATYDLEGHPQYLLDSNSWIEEMPSERLCRSTRQRAACAQLNDFLQEYGTQGCQV, from the exons ATGAGGCTGCTCTGGGGGCTGATCTGGGCATCCAGCTTCTTCACCTTATCTCTGCAGAAGCCCAG GTTGCTCTTGTTCTCTCCTTCTGTGGTTCATCTGGGGGTCCCCCTATCGGTGGGGGTGCAGCTCCAGGATGTGCCCCGAGGACAGGTAGTGAAAGGATCAGTGTTCCTGAGAAACCCATCTCGTAATAATGTCCCCTGCTCCCCAAAGGTGGACTTCACCCTTAGCTCAGAAAGAGACTTCGCACTCCTCAGTCTCCAG GTGCCCTTGAAAGATGCGAAGAGCTGTGGCCTCCATCAACTCCTCAGAGGCCCTGAGGTCCAGCTGGTGGCCCATTCGCCATGGCTAAAGGACTCTCTGTCCAGAACGACAAACATCCAGGGTATCAACCTGCTCTTCTCCTCTCGCCGGGGGCACCTCTTTTTGCAGACGGACCAGCCCATTTACAACCCTGGCCAGCGGG TTCGGTACCGGGTCTTTGCTCTGGATCAGAAGATGCGCCCGAGCACTGACACCATCACAGTCATGGTGGAG AACTCTCACGGCCTCCGCGTGCGGAAGAAGGAGGTGTACATGCCCTCGTCCATCTTCCAGGATGACTTTGTGATCCCAGACATCTCAGA GCCAGGGACCTGGAAGATCTCAGCCCGATTCTCAGATGGCCTGGAATCCAACAGCAGCACCCAGTTTGAGGTGAAGAAATATG TCCTTCCCAACTTTGAGGTGAAGATCACCCCTGGAAAGCCCTACATCCTGACGGTGCCAGGCCATCTTGATGAAATGCAGTTAGACATCCAGGCCAG GTACATCTATGGGAAGCCAGTGCAGGGGGTGGCATATGTGCGCTTTGGGCTCCTAGATGAGGATGGTAAGAAGACTTTCTTTCGGGGGCTGGAGAGTCAGACCAAG CTGGTGAATGGACAGAGCCACATTTCCCTCTCAAAGGCAGAGTTCCAGGACGCCCTGGAGAAGCTGAATATGGGCATTACTGACCTCCAGGGGCTGCGCCTCTACGTTGCTGCAGCCATCATTGAGTCTCCAG GTGGGGAGATGGAGGAGGCAGAGCTCACATCCTGGTATTTTGTGTCATCTCCCTTCTCCTTGGATCTTAGCAAGACCAAGCGACACCTTGTGCCTGGGGCCCCCTTCCTGCTGCAG GCCTTGGTCCGTGAGATGTCAGGCTCCCCAGCTTCTGGCATTCCTGTCAAAGTTTCTGCCACGGTGTCTTCTCCTGGGTCTGTTCCTGAAGTCCAGGACATTCAGCAAAACACAGACGGGAGCGGCCAAGTCAGCATTCCAATAATTATCCCTCAGACCATCTCAGAGCTGCAGCTCTCA GTATCTGCAGGCTCCCCACATCCAGCGATAGCCAGGCTCACTGTGGCAGCCCCACCTTCAGGAGGCCCCGGGTTTCTGTCTATTGAGCGGCCGGATTCTCGACCTCCTCGTGTTGGGGACACTCTGAACCTGAACTTGCGAGCCGTGGGCAGTGGGGCCACCTTTTCTCATTACTACTACATG ATCCTATCCCGAGGGCAGATCGTGTTCATGAATCGAGAGCCCAAGAGGACCCTGACCTCGGTCTCGGTGTTTGTGGACCATCACCTGGCACCCTCCTTCTACTTTGTGGCCTTCTACTACCATGGAGACCACCCAGTGGCCAACTCCCTGCGAGTGGATGTCCAGGCTGGGGCCTGCGAGGGCAAG CTGGAGCTCAGCGTGGACGGTGCCAAGCAGTACCGGAACGGGGAGTCCGTGAAGCTCCACTTAGAAACCGACTCCCTAGCCCTGGTGGCGCTGGGAGCCTTGGACACAGCTCTGTATGCTGCAGGCAGCAAGTCCCACAAGCCCCTCAACATGGGCAAG GTCTTTGAAGCTATGAACAGCTATGACCTCGGCTGTGGTCCTGGGGGTGGGGACAGTGCCCTTCAGGTGTTCCAGGCAGCGGGCCTGGCCTTTTCTGATGGAGACCAGTGGACCTTATCCAGAAAGA GACTAAGCTGTCCCAAGGAGAAGACAACCCGGAAAAAGAGAAACGTGAACTTCCAAAAGGCGATTAATGAGAAAT TGGGTCAGTATGCTTCCCCGACAGCCAAGCGCTGCTGCCAGGATGGGGTGACACGTCTGCCCATGATGCGTTCCTGCGAGCAGCGGGCAGCCCGCGTGCAGCAGCCGGACTGCCGGGAGCCCTTCCTGTCCTGCTGCCAATTTGCTGAGAGTCTGCGCAAGAAGAGCAGGGACAAGGGCCAGGCGGGCCTCCAACGAG CCCTGGAGATCCTGCAGGAGGAGGACCTGATTGATGAGGATGACATTCCCGTGCGCAGCTTCTTCCCAGAGAACTGGCTCTGGAGAGTGGAAACAGTGGACCGCTTTCAAAT ATTGACACTGTGGCTCCCCGACTCTCTGACCACGTGGGAGATCCATGGCCTGAGCCTGTCCAAAACCAAAG GCCTATGTGTGGCCACCCCAGTCCAGCTCCGGGTGTTCCGCGAGTTCCACCTGCACCTCCGCCTGCCCATGTCTGTCCGCCGCTTTGAGCAGCTGGAGCTGCGGCCTGTCCTCTATAACTACCTGGATAAAAACCTGACT gtgaGCGTCCACGTGTCCCCAGTGGAGGGGCTGTGCCTGGCTGGGGGCGGAGGGCTGGCCCAGCAGGTGCTGGTGCCTGCGGGCTCTGCCCGGCCTGTTGCCTTCTCTGTGGTGCCCACGGCAGCCACCGCTGTGTCTCTGAAGGTGGTGGCTCGAGGGTCCTTCGAATTCCCTGTGGGAGATGCGGTGTCCAAGGTTCTGCAGATTGAG AAGGAAGGGGCCATCCATAGAGAGGAGCTGGTCTATGAACTCAACCCCTTGG ACCACCGAGGCCGGACCTTGGAAATACCTGGCAACTCTGATCCCAATATGATCCCTGATGGGGACTTTAACAGCTACGTCAGGGTTACAG CCTCAGATCCATTGGACACTTTAGGCTCTGAGGGGGCCTTGTCACCAGGAGGCGTGGCCTCCCTCTTGAGGCTTCCTCGAGGCTGTGGGGAGCAAACCATGATCTACTTGGCTCCGACACTGGCTGCTTCCCGCTACCTGGACAAGACAGAGCAGTGGAGCACACTGCCTCCCGAGACCAAGGACCACGCCGTGGATCTGATCCAGAAAG GCTACATGCGGATCCAGCAGTTTCGGAAGGCGGATGGTTCCTATGCGGCTTGGTTGTCACGGGGCAGCAGCACCTG GCTCACAGCCTTTGTGTTGAAGGTCCTGAGTTTGGCCCAGGAGCAGGTAGGAGGCTCGCCTGAGAAACTGCAGGAGACATCTAACTGGCTTCTGTCCCAGCAGCAGGCTGACGGCTCGTTCCAGGACCTCTCTCCAGTGATACATAGGAGCATGCAG GGGGGTTTGGTGGGCAATGATGAGACTGTGGCACTCACAGCCTTTGTGACCATCGCCCTTCATCATGGGCTGGCCGTCTTCCAGGATGAGGGTGCAGAGCCATTGAAGCAGAGAGTG gaagcctccaTCTCAAAGGCAAGCTCATTTTTGGGGGAGAAAGCAAGTGCTGGGCTCCTGGGTGCCCACGCAGCTGCCATCACGGCCTATGCCCTGACACTGACCAAGGCCCCTGCGGACCTGCGGGGTGTTGCCCACAACAACCTCATGGCAATGGCCCAGGAGACTggag ATAACCTGTACTGGGGCTCAGTCACTGGTTCTCAGAGCAATGCCGTGTCGCCCACCCCGGCTCCTCGCAACCCATCCGACCCCAtgccccaggccccagccctgTGGATTGAAACCACAGCCTACGCCCTGCTGCACCTCCTGCTTCACGAGGGCAAAGCAGAGATGGCAGACCAGGCTGCGGCCTGGCTCACCCGTCAGGGCAGCTTCCAAGGGGGATTCCGCAGTACCCAA GACACGGTGATTGCCCTGGATGCCCTGTCTGCCTACTGGATTGCCTCCCACACCACTGAGGAGAGGGGTCTCAATGTGACTCTCAGCTCCACAGGCCGGAATGGGTTCAAGTCCCACGCGCTGCAGCTGAACAACCGCCAGATTCGCGGCCTGGAGGAGGAGCTGCAG TTTTCCTTGGGCAGCAAGATCAATGTGAAGGTGGGAGGAAACAGCAAAGGAACCCTGAAG GTCCTTCGTACCTACAATGTCCTGGACATGAAGAACACGACCTGCCAGGACCTACAGATAGAAGTGACAGTCAAAGGCCACGTCGAGTACACGA TGGAAGCAAACGAGGACTATGAGGACTATGAGTACGATGAGCTTCCAGCCAAGGATGACCCAGATGCCCCTCTGCAGCCCGTGACACCCCTGCAGCTGTTTGAGGGTCGGAGGAACCGCCGCAGGAGGGAGGCGCCCAAGGTGGTGGAGGAGCAGGAGTCCAGGGTGCACTACACCGTGTGCATCTG GCGGAACGGCAAGGTGGGGCTGTCTGGCATGGCCATCGCGGACGTCACCCTCCTGAGTGGATTCCACGCCCTGCGTGCTGACCTGGAGAAG CTGACCTCCCTCTCTGACCGTTACGTGAGTCACTTTGAGACCGAGGGGCCCCACGTCCTGCTGTATTTTGACTCG GTCCCCACCTCCCGGGAGTGCGTGGGCTTTGAGGCTGTGCAGGAAGTGCCGGTGGGGCTGGTGCAGCCGGCCAGCGCAACCCTGTACGACTACTACAACCCCG AGCGCAGATGTTCTGTGTTTTACGGGGCACCAAGTAAGAGCAGACTCTTGGCCACCTTGTGTTCTGCTGAAGTCTGCCAGTGTGCTGAGG GGAAGTGCCCTCGCCAGCGTCGCGCCCTGGAGCGGGGTCTGCAGGACGAGGATGGCTACAGGATGAAGTTTGCCTGCTACTACCCCCGTGTGGAGTACG GCTTCCAGGTTAAGGTTCTCCGAGAAGACAGCAGAGCTGCTTTCCGCCTCTTTGAGACCAAGATCACCCAAGTCCTGCACTTCA CCAAGGATGTCAAGGCCGCTGCTAATCAGATGCGCAACTTCCTGGTTCGAGCCTCCTGCCGCCTTCGCTTGGAACCTGGGAAAGAATATTTGATCATGGGTCTGGATGGGGCCACCTATGACCTCGAGGGACA CCCCCAGTACCTGCTGGACTCGAATAGCTGGATCGAGGAGATGCCCTCTGAACGCCTGTGCCGGAGCACCCGCCAGCGGGCAGCCTGTGCCCAGCTCAACGACTTCCTCCAGGAGTATGGCACTCAGGGGTGCCAGGTGTGA